In one Sphingomonas hankookensis genomic region, the following are encoded:
- a CDS encoding CopD family protein encodes MILSIVKALHIAALILWCAGLIALPLVLAKHSRDEAQTTYARLRLLTHDSYTMIVTPAAVVAIAAGTALIYLRGVFEPWMFAKLVAVGLLVCLHAFVGHVVLLMSERRGEYAPPSAVPLVVASILTMTVVLLLVLAKPVVPDIAPAWLKSPQNRQLPVEETPI; translated from the coding sequence ATGATCCTGAGCATCGTCAAGGCGCTGCACATCGCCGCGTTGATCCTGTGGTGCGCCGGGTTGATCGCGCTGCCGCTGGTGCTCGCCAAACATAGCCGCGACGAGGCGCAGACGACCTATGCCCGGCTGCGACTGCTGACGCATGACAGCTATACGATGATCGTCACCCCGGCGGCGGTCGTGGCGATCGCGGCGGGCACCGCGCTGATCTATCTGCGCGGCGTGTTCGAACCGTGGATGTTCGCCAAGCTCGTCGCGGTCGGCCTGCTCGTGTGCCTTCATGCCTTTGTCGGCCATGTCGTGCTGCTGATGAGCGAGCGGCGCGGGGAATATGCGCCGCCATCGGCCGTGCCCCTGGTCGTCGCCAGCATCCTGACGATGACCGTCGTCCTCTTGCTGGTGCTCGCCAAGCCGGTCGTGCCGGACATCGCGCCGGCCTGGCTCAAGTCACCGCAGAACCGTCAGCTTCCTGTCGAAGAGACACCGATTTGA
- a CDS encoding DUF2231 domain-containing protein, with translation MSTDSAHTDTAETRLVDPIEQKEAFHRTESKIAVAGHPIHAMLVAFPIALTTCTLGADLLYWWTGDTFWARAALWASGAGFLFGVLAGIAGTVELLLVPGIRARSASWTHFIIAVMLLSILGANWGLRLTGYEQAVLPYGLLLSLFAVAFTGFTGWHGGKLVFEYQIGVSSTGS, from the coding sequence ATGTCGACCGATTCCGCGCACACCGACACGGCCGAAACCCGGCTGGTCGATCCCATCGAGCAAAAGGAAGCGTTTCATCGCACCGAATCCAAGATCGCGGTGGCGGGCCATCCCATCCACGCCATGCTGGTCGCCTTTCCCATCGCGCTGACCACCTGCACGCTGGGCGCCGACCTGTTGTACTGGTGGACCGGCGACACTTTCTGGGCGCGCGCCGCTTTGTGGGCGTCGGGCGCCGGGTTTCTGTTCGGCGTGCTCGCCGGCATCGCGGGGACGGTCGAGCTGTTGCTGGTGCCCGGCATCCGTGCGCGTTCGGCCAGCTGGACGCATTTCATCATCGCGGTCATGCTGTTGTCGATCCTCGGCGCGAACTGGGGCCTGCGGCTGACCGGATATGAACAGGCGGTGCTGCCCTACGGGCTGCTCCTCTCGCTCTTCGCGGTCGCCTTTACGGGCTTCACCGGGTGGCACGGCGGCAAGCTGGTGTTCGAGTATCAAATCGGTGTCTCTTCGACAGGAAGCTGA
- a CDS encoding cytochrome c oxidase subunit II: MCATTLVALSGCTGELSTIDPAGPHARSVATMWWVMLGGSTLLAGLVFVLLALAFRRRSAERRAASGRLWIGVLGLAMPGVVLLSLVGYALSVGIGTLPTADAAAVEIRVAARQYAWDVVHPGGIATQNVLHIPAGRPADLVITSTDVIHSLWIPRLAGKMDAIPGHTNRLRVIADAPGIYRGKCAEYCGVGHKDHGFTVVAHDAAGWAAFTGGER; encoded by the coding sequence ATGTGCGCGACAACGCTCGTCGCGCTGTCCGGTTGCACGGGCGAATTGTCGACGATCGATCCGGCCGGTCCCCATGCCCGTTCGGTCGCGACGATGTGGTGGGTGATGCTGGGCGGATCGACGCTCCTTGCCGGGCTGGTTTTCGTGCTCCTCGCGCTCGCGTTCCGCCGCCGGAGTGCCGAGCGCCGCGCGGCATCGGGGCGGTTGTGGATCGGCGTGCTGGGCCTTGCCATGCCCGGCGTCGTGCTGCTCTCGCTGGTCGGCTATGCGCTCAGCGTCGGCATCGGCACGCTGCCGACGGCCGATGCGGCGGCGGTCGAGATACGCGTGGCGGCGCGGCAATATGCGTGGGACGTCGTCCATCCGGGCGGCATCGCCACGCAGAACGTGCTGCACATCCCGGCCGGACGGCCCGCAGACCTCGTCATCACCTCGACCGATGTGATCCATAGCCTGTGGATCCCGCGGCTGGCCGGAAAGATGGATGCGATCCCCGGCCATACCAACCGGTTGCGGGTGATCGCCGATGCGCCGGGCATCTATCGCGGCAAATGCGCCGAATATTGCGGGGTCGGGCACAAGGACCATGGCTTCACCGTCGTCGCGCATGACGCGGCGGGATGGGCCGCGTTCACGGGAGGGGAACGATGA